From the Vanacampus margaritifer isolate UIUO_Vmar chromosome 14, RoL_Vmar_1.0, whole genome shotgun sequence genome, the window AACTAAGAAGAAAACTGGTTAGGGAGGCCACTAAGACATCAACAGTGACAAGTGACAACAGTCTTCATCCTATGTCTGtttactagggctgggtatcgattgtaatttcctcaatagattcgatttcgattcacaagaattcagttcgattcaatttagatttttcccaattcgattcacttcaatccgatagTGATTAATTATAGAACATTAAGTCTTCtaaaatgtcaaggacatgataaaaaaaaatccacaaatgattaaattccaaatgaaattttgcagaggcagtgaCTGATTAAATGATTTACTTTGTTGATAAAAGTAACACGTGTCATAATCACTtacgtgttacacaaacattgatatCAGCAAGGATaagataaaataatttcataattcaaacTCAATCAttgtaaatttaagtaaaaaaagattcagaattgtcttaaagtgcaatcagtcaggtctttcataaatgaaagaaaatacgtTTACATTGACAcgaacagtaagatacaaaaaagttgcctttaaaattcaaatttcttaagaatttattgGAAaaggagatattaaaataaccgaTTCAGGGTTTTTAAGAACTGATATTGGGCTTGAAAAGCAAAATCgattctatcgattattcaatgtTTAAAACTCAGCCCTACCATTTACTGTATCTCTCTATCAATCTATCTAATCGATCACCTTCTTTCAGGTATGTTGAGGCGATGGGATGACAGTCAACGATTCCTGGCAGAGAAGCCTCAGCTCATCTGCGACGAGACGGCCAACTATTTATATTTGTGGTGTATCACGCTACAGCAAGAAGGGGTAATGTTTCAATGATGAGCTGAATACGTGTtttatgttcttattttgaacaATTTGTCAAGAGCAGAATAGCATCATCAGCAATCCACCATCCTGCTCAGctttaaccattttttaaacagcaaaTGTGAATTTCCTATGACGTTCTTGTCACGTCTATGAAGTcaattttaattgtcttttaAGGTTTCATTCACAGGTTGTTTTATTACAatagaaacacaaaaaagaTCAGATGCAAAATAGAAGTCTCAGAGAAGGTTTTCTCACATCTCACGTGACATCATGGATGATAAAGCATATTGTTTcagaagacaaaaagaaaacattctttGTTGTTTCCTACAGAAAGAAGCGCTAATGGAGCAGGTGGCTCACCAAGCTGTAGCCATGCAGTTCATCCTGGAGATGGCATCTAACTCACGGCAGGACCCCAGAGGCTGCTTCAGGCAGTTTTTCCAAAAAGCCAAAGTAAGGCACCCACATGTCATGAACCACCACCCTTTCTATCAACTTATTTGTTATTGGTTGTTCTTTGGAAACATAAGAACTTTCTTTGATTACGAAATCAGGGAAATtattgattttgtgtgtgtgttttaaacattcatttcaatccatcAGTCATTGTATGCACTTTCCATGAATTTGATTTACAGTAAACtttaattttagatttttatttgctCTCTTAATTTAGGCTGAGTAcgagtatttttgttttaatgaatatGCTAATACTGTATGTCACAACAGTGGCAAATCTAGCCACGTGTTTGTACATGTGTATCTCATATATTAGAatttcacccccccaaaaaattcatttcgTTAGTTTATTCCAAAACTCATTTGTTTAGATTCACTGCACACAGAATGAAATATTTGATGATTTGGATTTGTTAACGCATTAATTTTGATGCTTATAGTTTACTACGAATGAAAACTTGACATCTCTCAAAATTAGAATATTACACAAGGAGTGATCAAAATGATATTTTATATAGAGATTGTTCATCTGAAAATAATTTTCctgtttttaattaatctgtatgagtttttttttcttctgatttCCTTAGTTATCTTAATTTATTGAGCTGCACCAAATATACACAatagtaatgatgatgacacaAAACAAGCATGTCTAAAAATATTGtcagtgattttgtttttgtttttttaagaaaaagtaaTGTACATGCTTTTAGTTGGACAGTCAAGTGAAAAtaagaaacaaatgttaaaagcTGTTAAATCCTAGCTTTATTGATCTGTTTCCCAAACAAGTACATTCTTCTAATCTAAGCAACATAAAAAGTTTAGAAGAGTTAGTAACGTCTAAAATACATTTCCAATAGTCTGCACATGTTGTTTGTTGAAAGTTTTACTTTCAATTTGAAGTGATTTTTGGATCTTGTTTATGCAGCACACTACAATTGCTCTACTGGCTGCTAGCAACAGTAGAATGTTCAAATTGACCGTTTCCTTCTGTTGTGGTGCAGGAAGGACAAGACGTCTATTTGGAAGTCTTCCACACTGAGCTTGAGGCCTTCAAATACCGAGTGAGAGAACATGTGGTCAGGTGTAAAAGCATCATGTCCAACAACACAAGCCAACAGCCGAGCAACGGCACAAACTGCAGAATGGATCCCAAAGAATCCCCAAACTCTTTATTACAGgtgagtgatttatttttttttgtgattgggTTTTTCTTTGACGTCATGTCTTGCTTATAGAAAcggcattcaaatgtttttaaatgtgtttatcaaACTGGTGCATGTGAGTTGGCAAAGGCCTTGTTGATTGTCTTTGGTTTGTTGTAAGCTTGTATCCCAGCCAAATGTCTAATGTTTGGGAACACTGCACAcagaaatacacaaataattACTGTAATGCAGGCTTAAACGTAAGGTGGCGTCATTgtatcatataaaaaaaaaagtagtagtcATTCAGTTGGGTAATGCTTACTGTGAAATTTAAATTGTACTATGGCCGTGTCGTTTTTGTCATTGGTAGCGTTCTACTTTTGGAGGCATCCTAATTTGGTAGTTGCAAGAATTACAAATGCATGCTGGAATATATAAGGAACTGTGTACGGTAAATATAAATGGATGACAAATGACTTCTTCTCAGTCGCAGAGGctcaaatgtacattttacacaGGAATAATAACAGCATGATTTTTACATTATGatgtgtaaataatttttttcttgtttttaattttaattatatcttcaatgtgggatttaaaaaaaaacccaacaacctTAAATCTCACAGAAATGTCCATAGCAAAatatgtgtctgtctgtctgctgtaaacacaaataaactcaactacaatataatagaaataattgAATGTAAGTAGCTCTTTTGGGTTAAAACCAAGTACAGCATATACTGCTAATCTGTCTGAATTGAAACAATTTTCCACCCTTTCTATCAAGATCATCTGAGGCCAGATTATCCAAATGTCCCTGAAAGATTATCCTGTGGAGTGGGGTGTGTAAagtgattttatatatattttattcccCCAATGTACTTGGGAAAACATTATGGATCACCCATTGTAAATCCTAATGCGAGTGGTCAACATCAAGGTTGGGCAATCCACAGCCTCTGTGATTATAATGTAAAACGTGACGATAGCCGAATGGATGAGCAACTGGCTGTGTATTACGACAGGCAGACGTCTGGTTTGTGGGTGGAAACTCTTGATTGTCAGTGGAGAACATGCATGacttttcttcttcatgtgtgCGTTCTCGCACGAAAAATCTGTTAAGATGTTAAAattcggtgtgtgtgtgtgttatatatgCTCAGTTGTGGACACATACCATTTGTATATGCGTCACAAGTGGGATGGTTTCTGCTAAACTCCATACCCGGATGCTTTGTTGCGAAAGCCTGTGTAAAAAGCTTCCTCCTTCCCCTTTGCTGGCCCCTCGCTGCCGGAGAGGCTTGGAAGAAAACTTATTGCGGAGGAATGTAACACATCCTGTTGGAAGTGAAGCTGGAATCTCCTGGCCCTGCCTCCTTGTCATTCTCTGTTTTCACATCGCACTCAGCATCAGAGGAGCGCCTGTCCGACAAATCCCATTGGTCGGCACATGAACTTTAAAGAGGCAGAGAGCAGTTACGTAAACGTTGATAATAATCCTTTAACAAGGCAACTGCTGCTTAATGTACCCAGGGTCTTTCTTCTCCCATGTCTCTCTGTTTGTTATTCATCTGCATGATGCTGACACTGTGGAAGGTGCCACACAAAAATAGTACAAGTACAAGAATAATGTCGTTATCTCATCTCATGACAATGAACTTAGatgattataataaaataagtttCTCATCAAACTTGATAACCTTACAGGAATTCTCGAGTATAAATAGTGCAAagcaaaatatttgttaaaagcAATTCTCATTGATGATtgaacaaagtcaacaaaagaGGTGACTCCCGTGCATGTTGTCGTTTGTTCATGCCGATGATGGTGTTGTAATGCAACGTTAGTGacattattctcataaaatatgCCGTCGTTCCCTGGTCTTATTTCAactttgattttgtaattgtctcCTTTTTATCATAATCATGtaactttttatatatataaaatttagcAACTTTCATTGTATAATGACAACTCATACAATTAGtactttctcaaatgttttgacTTTTCCTGTGAAGTGACAGATGTTTTCGTACTAGTAAAATCttgacttttaaaatatattcattataaAATCTTGACTTCTCAAATcttgtaaaagtttttttggggtgtttaaATGATATTACTACAACTTATTCCCCTTAAAATATAATGGCGTTATTGTGattaaatgacaattttaacttttttttgtcatttggctAATTTCATAGTGTATTTTGCTTATGTATAATGACATTAATCTTAGTTCTCTAAAATTACAACTATTTGTTGTAATACCATGCCTAttgtttaattataatttttttctcttaaaaccATGACATCTTTTCTCATCAGTTACAACTTTTTATACTCATGAAGtatattcattttcacaattgcagctttattcttgtaattcaGACTTTATCATCCTAGTATAATGACTTTTTTCTCATATGACTTCTGGTCAACTCGCAACATTCTAATGATGTTCTGTTTTGAGTATTTCAATGAAAATCTGAAAACTTCTATTTTGGCATATTTCGCCTTTCATATTTTCAACCTTATTCTTGTGTTGCTATAActtactttattcttgtaattctgcttcattttgttttgaatgtgggTCTAAAACCGACCAAGAGCCACTGATGTTACTAAAGTAACCCCCCCGTGTTCTACCCTCCACCAGGTGGCAGAGTACCCATCCAAGCGCTGTGTAGAAGCTGGACTGTTGATAAACACAGGGAGATGGACAAAGGACGATGAAAGTGACGATATACGCATGATGGAGACCTCTTAGGAAACGTGGCTGCCTTTCTTCCATCTTCACCTTCTCCCCATTTAGGAACACCTTGACTTTTTAAGCCCTTCTTAACGGCACCTGAGCACAACAGGAATAAAGAGCAGCGTGATTATTCGGGTCTCGAATGGGCTCGATGCCACCAGAGAAACAAGAGGTGAGTGTTGTGCTACAGTTGTGACCTGAGTCCGCTTTCTAGCCTTTTTAGTCCTCTTGAAAAAGCCAACTGGAGACGACACATAGAATTAAATTGCTAAGGTAAAACAAGTCCATCAAATTCAGTCAGCGTTGAATGAATTCTATTCAATCTGTTGTTCTGTAAGTGCAAGTCCAGCAAGTAGAAATCTTTATAGGTTGGTGAAAAAGTGACATGTTCTAAAGTATTACtgaattttattataatttatttaacaagaGAAAttattcacgtttttttttgtcaaaataaaatagttaCCGGTTGTTTTAgtaacatgtctgtgacattgttttttaaaatacccTTCAAATCAACAATTATAGGACACTTTACACACCCTAATTATTGACTTACTGAAATCAGCCCTCTCTCAAACGGGCTAATTtcgaataacatttcgtcctggcagtatggaccaaaactgcccaaattctaaataaataaatgactgaataaattattaaatgactaaaagtgaaaataacaagggatattaaaaaaacataattccaaaattaaatacaaatgtatttatttatgcacatatatttatttattttttatttaattttcgaatgatatttatttttagatccatttttattttcacttttagtcatttatttatttagtcgtttatttatttagaattttggcagttttagtcctccATATACAAAGTCCAAGTGTGGTCATCGGTTCCTCACTTCCTCCATCCAATTATATAGACGTGGCAAAGAggattttcatttttcctctcGAATGTATAGTGGCAGATGCCAAGACATGCCAATGAATGTCAGCGCTAAACACAAACAGCGTCTCATAGTGATGTGCGGCAAAGTTTGTGGCCAATACTAGCGCGGATGCTAACGCAACATGAGAGGTGTTAATGTTGAAATCccatgcagtgtttcccaacttttCTTTGGCCaatgcacatattttacataacAAAAATATCACAGCACCAGACAGAATGCCACAAGAGGTACTGTGTATTTAGTATAGTGATAATGATAatcttgtctcaatttactAACTAATTGGACACAAAGCTTTTATTCTGTTGCATGAATGGCAGCAGATGAATATAcaggttaattgtaccttctgccacctaatgaaagagcatttaattgttctgcctatTAGTAAATGTCACTATATAAACAAATCTACAGTATTGGTAGTAAGTAATTGTTTTTGGACCTAATAATTGAAAGTGGATCATTTACGGCACTGGTTGGTCATCACTAGAGTAGACAATACAAAAGTCAGTATAGCAAGCCAAGTTTGACACCAATGCATGTTGCTTTAATTCTTCTCTGGATTTTTagcaaaataagatatttagtTGGTTTTTATTTCAACATCTCCAGTTGAGGTTTGACACTATGGAAAAAGGTGCAGAGATGTAAAGGGCTGAGATCTTTTAAAAGAGTGTATATTTGTATGCTGAAAGGAGCTCTTTGCATGCAAATGTGTACTGCACTTTATATTTCACTTTTTATcacactttactttttttttagttgaagtTCTCATCATGCCGAATGTTGaactttgtttttacaagcaggCTTGTGATAAGCTTTTCATTTGAACTGTGTGAAGGGTTTTTGGTGTTGCTGTTTTCACATTTGAATGACTGATTTTGGTCACTGTGCCAGTTTGCTTGCAGCTAACTATCGGCTAAATGTAATACGTTCAAGAgaataaagtgttttttctgctgcagaGTGGAATTAAATAGACCAGATGGTgcattaaattatattatatgaAAAAGCCCTgcattgtggattttttttatcctgataCTAGGAGTAAGTAAAGTGATATCCAGAAAACAGCACATGTTGTCCACCATTTGATATattaacaaaaagcaaaaatctcAGTAAATGCtaacacatttatatttttggggaagAGATTATAACACAATtcatacactaaatagagcatcTTCACTCTCAATTTTGTTTATATCTACttgtatgaagaaaaaaaagacagatgtcAGGTGGGCCACACTGGTTGTCTCCAACTAACCATCTTGCACAATCACGTTAACCAAGcttgacacattttttgttcatattttattcatttgcgTTATTACACGAGGCACAATTCCATTGCAAGGCAGCTCGAAACGAAATGACACACTGGTCACAGCACAAGACAACGTATTGTGCTTGTCTAAACACAATGTAcaatttgagaaaaaacaaataaatgggtTCTTGttctaatatttaaaataatcggGGGGTCATAAAGGTGTGTTAACATCTTGGTACTACATTCAAAGGCACTGGAGTGAAAAAGTGAATTTACTGGATCAGTATCACTATGGTAGGCCATTGCACGTTCCCTTTTCATTTGTGGTAATATTTGATGAAATACAGTCCTCATGCCTAAATAcataaaacttttttgtttagttaaaGGAGCTTTATTTGGACTCTATGGTCCCAAAATCTAGGAGTGTTGGGTGAATAAGAATCATTTTAGAAAACATAAAACTCTCTATTGTGTCTCTATTAGTTTAAGGCACAATGTGGAATGACGAGAGCAAAATTCAACCGCCCTTAAAAGTCCCATGATACTCATGGTCATGAATggtttatgtattaataaataCGGTTGTCTAGTCTATCCATATGGAGATTTTGCTGGTAAATGTGCAGTCTCCTCCTCTGCTATGCAACTCTTTCATTGAGCACGGAGAGTTTTTTGTGAAGGAAGGTTTCAACGTGGGGCCAAATCTTGTTCGTTTCTGTGCCGGAGAAGGTCACCAGCACACCTTTACTCCTGCAACGCAAACAGAAGAAATATATTTAgcaattaaaataacattttcaacaattaaaaataataatacttaaaTGATAATGTAATCATctaatttaagaaaatattgtaTTGGAGGACTCTATGTACATGCTCAATGGGCCAGATTCAAGAACGTAGAGGGCCATATATAGTCCACAGGCCGCACTTGGTTTACCTTTAATTTGAAGGGTGACCTCCACAGGTTTGTTTTGCATGATTACCATAGAAACAGGATTAGAATGTACTTTCTTGTGGCAAAATACAAGCATGAAGACAATAAAGCCatcaattatccatccatccatttgagCCGCTTAtccatattaaattaaaaaaatatacgtaTGCCACAAAGTCAGCAGCGTTGAGTCTGATGTGGAAAGACTTCCTTCCCAGGCGCGCCGAGTAATCCATGCGTCACGAGAGTTAATGGTgagtagagattttttttaatagacagGTTAACTTTTTACTCTTGTATGAAGGTTAAGAATGTTACATTCACTCAACCATATCCACTTAAAACCTTCACCTACATTACTAAAGGTTGAATAATTTTAAGTatttaatttgctttttttcccttttgttaCACTTGGATGTCAAGTATTGTAACAAGTGTAATACACAAAAGCCTTCCTCACCACATCCACTTATAGTATTTGCAATAcaattattaacattttgacatttgcatGGAGACAGTATAGGCCTTGGAAGTAGAAATACGTcgatagaaaaataaatcacaataatatttttctaaacTAATTTGgcttcttattttgtttttgccccACTTAGAATTTGCTATATTTCTCATTATACCAATTAAGCTctgaaacttttattttttgccagcaTTTAACTTCCACGGATATAATAGAAGTAcatgtttttaatgtattaatataaaaacaagTGCTTACTGTCAGAAAAGGTTCCCTTtgtcaaaacaatttcacatcaTAAAATCACAGATAATTATCAAGTCGTCAAACTGCATGGCTCAGCGATATTCCGTATGTGCGTGTCAAACAGTAACACTGTTCCTCTGTCTGCAGCTATGTTGTTGGTTTAAGCAGTGTATGTCACTGAAGAATGCATTTAAATTATTGGATACAAATGATTAATTGCTCTAATCATGAGTGCTAAAATGTCACTTAAAATGTTTCTTTATAGTTAGGAAATGTTTTATGATGGCCACAGAATTACCATGGAACAGATTTCTATTATCAATATTTCCTTTGggataatttatttataaatctGAACAAaccagagatttaaaaaaaaaaaaagtgtttaaccTCTGAGTTGCAACTGTATTGGGACACATGGGGGtttgtaaaagaaaatacatgGTGAGGGTTCAAGGTTCATGCATGCCAAATTCATCCAAACATGCCTTCATCTTGCTCTGTGTCCTGACACACAGTCAAGCTTCAACGGTTTGACTGAGAGCAATAATTTACTGTCTAAGTCCGCCATAAGTGATAGTGGATGTATTCTAATAGTGAGTCCACAATGTTACACAACCAGTGTTTcgtcttaaagaaaaaaaaaatgactgtgccatttttgggctttgatAAACGGTCAAATCTGCTTCCAACAGCCTTGAGGAATGTAATTGAAGCAATCCTTTGGTGAAGCAAACACTTGTGAGGAATGTGCAtgaaggaacaaaaaaaaaagttttttcacaCAGTGTGGTGTTTAAGGGGAGCAGGCTGTAGTAGTAATACAAGCAACCATCTGCCCAGTTTTACTCATTTATTTCACTGCAGAGATGCAAACTGACACTAGTGATGTAATAGCTGGACTGACATGCAACACCTCAATAAcaaaattagaaattaaaaaaagtatcacGGCATCCACTAAGGAGGTTGTTTTCATCTTCATGAAGGTTTGCTTTTGTCTAAAGTTCTGATATACTGTATCCACTGATATACTTTTTCAGttcttaaacattttaaataatgacaCATCTGTATCATATACTTTAAGGATTTACTTAACTTTTCAATTTCAGTCACCAACTCTTTCTTTTGGATATCGAAATTGGAAATGTACACTATTAAGGTCCCAGATTGTTGTTAACACGAGGTGCACAGCTGTACCTGTAATATTCCAAGACGGGCTCAGTCTGGGTTTCGTAGGCTTTCAGTCTCCTCGTGACCGTATCTGGTGTGTCATCGTCCCTCTGGACCAGAAGCTCCCCTGTGACATCATCGCGACCCTGAACAACGTGTGATTAAAGGTTGAAGGTGTTGCTTGGTTGGTTAGAAGATCAAGTTACACTCATATGGAGCATTATAGCTAATTTGATTTATATCATTGCAAAGTACCGACAAACAATTCCATCATCTCTTCAAGACAAAACAATTGAGTTCTTTTAACCTTTGTACCATTGAATATATGGACAAAACTGATTTGAAGCAGATCACAATAGAAAAGATTTTAAACATTTGCCACACTTACGATCTATTGCAAAATCTCACCAGGCCAGGAAATAGATATGAAATGCTTAAGACCCAGAAATATGgccacttttattgtttttttccacatccCTAGTGGAGATTGTTTTCTTCCGTTTGTTCTATTACACCATCACAAAATGCTCATAGTGTCATTGCAGCTCTGAGTCCCCATTTCATTTCAGCGTACGTGTGATAATTATAAGGGTTGTATTTACAGGCACTTTTGgtgggttgaagtcaatgttgtATACTCTGCCGCTGGGAAGGTGAGTCCAGCGAGAGGACAGTCTCTGTTTAATGGTGGTGAAAGGTACATTGAGATTGATGACTGTGTCCACATTGTAGACTTCATCCAGAGAGTCTGCTTGGGTGACGGTTCGAGGGAAACCTGGAGGtgagatgaataaaataaaaaaattgcattgaaTGTCAGAAAAACAATggttgaaaatgtcatttttgtcggGCCATTTAGGTAGTTAGGAAGTGCTGGGATTAGACGgtactagcattttttttt encodes:
- the cdc37l1 gene encoding hsp90 co-chaperone Cdc37-like 1; the protein is MEWRSNNDGLSDSESPETDTCCPHQQTSSAQFCSGAEASLCEDQPQGCSTTSMVSSWMLAEAQDHLCALRFHGSESLEQEHAWTRASPTELTHTEEEWLRKERMLGGQEPTRGPVLGADGSWDVFDKSIINVQNEPVEAEQCKTSLHKSEQDLRHFGMLRRWDDSQRFLAEKPQLICDETANYLYLWCITLQQEGKEALMEQVAHQAVAMQFILEMASNSRQDPRGCFRQFFQKAKEGQDVYLEVFHTELEAFKYRVREHVVRCKSIMSNNTSQQPSNGTNCRMDPKESPNSLLQVAEYPSKRCVEAGLLINTGRWTKDDESDDIRMMETS
- the ak3 gene encoding GTP:AMP phosphotransferase AK3, mitochondrial, which translates into the protein MVLQRIFRAVIMGPPGSGKGTVSGRISKSFGLKHISSGDILRANINAKTELGLVLKSSIDRGQLVPDHVMSRLILKDLRAIELSSWLLDGFPRTVTQADSLDEVYNVDTVINLNVPFTTIKQRLSSRWTHLPSGRVYNIDFNPPKVPGRDDVTGELLVQRDDDTPDTVTRRLKAYETQTEPVLEYYRSKGVLVTFSGTETNKIWPHVETFLHKKLSVLNERVA